Proteins from a genomic interval of Flammeovirgaceae bacterium SG7u.111:
- a CDS encoding sugar phosphate isomerase/epimerase → MNNEIWVMSSAFDTLTLPEVLDKTKEIGAQGVDLCVFRRDGLRQDHVATHLDYEDFNLEEAKKTLELFNQHQLHISIGAFENLIGGPEAERINNQNHLLRLIRMAHLMGGTENDVTVGTFVGYNHELGVQDGGFEKNLEEYQKVFTPIIQYAEDLGVKVLYENCPMEGWQAASFPTTFNNLSGVLAARKLMYALIPSKAHGEIYDPSHDVWQHTNPSEVIRATDPERLHRIHVKATRNLQNSTRTHWGGMYPAQLVNKELAQKAGVPLCNGEWDRHNYEAMLPGFGGSDSMDWRDFVDTLKEKGFEGVFEIENEAMLSKGTGNMGANIQGFKATVMNLAPMLWNLGENGYAFDHSSFRELKETVSKDIPLKKMKDLV, encoded by the coding sequence ATGAATAATGAAATATGGGTAATGAGCTCGGCATTTGATACGCTAACGCTACCCGAAGTACTCGATAAAACAAAAGAAATAGGAGCGCAAGGTGTAGATCTGTGCGTATTCCGCAGGGATGGCCTTCGCCAAGACCATGTAGCCACCCACCTCGACTACGAGGACTTCAACTTAGAAGAAGCCAAAAAAACTCTTGAGCTTTTTAACCAACATCAACTCCATATTTCCATTGGGGCATTTGAAAACCTCATTGGCGGACCAGAAGCCGAGCGGATCAATAACCAAAACCACTTGCTCAGGCTCATACGCATGGCACACCTCATGGGCGGAACTGAAAATGACGTGACCGTGGGCACATTTGTAGGCTACAACCACGAGCTGGGCGTGCAAGACGGAGGCTTTGAAAAGAACCTAGAAGAATACCAAAAAGTCTTTACCCCCATCATCCAATATGCGGAAGACCTCGGGGTAAAAGTACTGTACGAAAACTGCCCGATGGAAGGCTGGCAAGCCGCTTCTTTCCCCACCACGTTTAACAATCTTTCTGGAGTATTGGCAGCCCGAAAGCTTATGTACGCCCTCATCCCGAGCAAAGCCCATGGGGAAATATACGATCCTTCTCACGACGTTTGGCAGCACACCAATCCATCGGAGGTAATCAGGGCGACCGACCCCGAGCGCCTGCACCGCATCCATGTAAAGGCGACAAGAAACCTCCAAAACAGCACCCGAACGCACTGGGGAGGCATGTATCCCGCCCAGCTCGTCAACAAGGAGCTTGCCCAGAAAGCAGGAGTACCCCTTTGCAACGGAGAATGGGACAGGCACAATTACGAAGCAATGCTACCAGGCTTTGGCGGCTCCGACAGCATGGACTGGCGAGACTTTGTAGACACCTTGAAGGAAAAAGGGTTTGAAGGTGTATTCGAAATAGAAAACGAGGCCATGCTCTCCAAAGGAACGGGCAACATGGGCGCAAACATCCAAGGCTTCAAAGCCACCGTAATGAACCTCGCTCCCATGCTCTGGAACTTGGGCGAAAATGGCTACGCCTTCGACCACTCTTCCTTCCGCGAACTCAAAGAAACTGTTTCAAAAGATATACCTTTGAAAAAAATGAAAGATTTAGTGTAA
- the hemF gene encoding oxygen-dependent coproporphyrinogen oxidase: MTKEEIAEWFKGLQNRICHSLETTDGKGTFKEDAWDREGGGGGRARVIENGNIIEKGGVNFSAVHGQTPAKITQALGVPENSEFFATGVSIVMHPQSPMVPIIHMNVRYFEMSSGHKWFGGGIDLTPHYIDQADAEHFHSQLKTVCDKHHESYYPKFKPWADEYFYIKHRNETRGIGGIFFDRLSESEEFSLEQRFAFVKDVGEAFAPIYTHFMKKNSQLPFEKKHKEWQRIRRGRYVEFNLVWDKGTKFGLDTNGRTESILMSLPPQANWLYNHQPEVGSEEAKTLALLQKGIDWA, from the coding sequence ATGACCAAAGAAGAAATAGCAGAATGGTTTAAAGGCTTGCAAAACCGCATTTGCCACAGCCTAGAAACCACCGATGGAAAAGGAACATTCAAAGAAGACGCTTGGGACAGAGAAGGCGGCGGAGGCGGCAGAGCCCGCGTGATAGAAAACGGCAACATCATAGAAAAAGGTGGCGTGAATTTTTCAGCCGTTCATGGGCAAACTCCTGCCAAAATCACCCAAGCCTTAGGTGTACCCGAAAACTCAGAGTTCTTCGCCACGGGCGTTTCCATCGTGATGCACCCTCAAAGCCCGATGGTGCCCATCATCCACATGAATGTGCGCTACTTCGAGATGAGCAGCGGGCACAAATGGTTCGGCGGTGGCATCGACCTCACACCGCATTACATCGACCAAGCCGATGCCGAGCATTTCCATTCTCAGTTAAAAACCGTTTGCGACAAGCATCACGAAAGTTATTACCCCAAATTCAAACCTTGGGCAGACGAGTATTTCTACATCAAACACCGAAACGAAACCCGTGGCATTGGCGGAATATTTTTCGATAGGCTATCGGAAAGTGAAGAATTTAGTTTGGAACAACGATTTGCTTTTGTGAAAGACGTTGGGGAAGCTTTTGCCCCCATCTACACCCATTTCATGAAGAAAAACAGCCAACTCCCTTTTGAGAAAAAGCACAAAGAGTGGCAACGAATTAGGCGGGGACGCTACGTGGAATTCAATTTGGTATGGGACAAGGGAACAAAGTTTGGCTTGGACACCAACGGGCGTACAGAATCCATCTTGATGAGCCTCCCACCCCAAGCCAACTGGCTCTACAATCACCAGCCCGAAGTTGGTAGCGAAGAGGCGAAAACGCTAGCGCTTCTTCAAAAAGGGATTGATTGGGCTTGA
- a CDS encoding pectinesterase family protein, translated as MMKMKKMFFLLGLFFLSYSTLQAQSYDIVVAQDGSGDFTSLQAAIDAVPNNSETSTVIYIKRGLYDTEKLIVPASKTNVSIIGESRDETILSYHIYDCEAGKCPTEDAALWTGDNIRTSATVTIHGDGFRAENLTIQNTAGPVGQAQAITVRSDKVVFVNCNLKGYQDTIYFWSVGKRSYFQNCLVLGRTDYIYGGGIAFFDKCEIRSWGGGWITAPSTDLAQKYGFVFSECDVTYVEDSPRAGDDGNTIALGRPWHNYPKVTWLKCDMTDKIDPLGWPTTWNMDYADTSANLELYEYQNTGGGADMSGRANWVGIRALTDEEASGYTVQAVLGGNDNWDPTAEAPLVASYTWTGNDASGSWLAAANWNPAGVPATGEAATVDGSFVVDADGGSFDADLALSNGATLSVSSNSTLAYLAIGGSTIGATATASLEGKISTKGAVTVFTENALTLDAVITGVHTLTKSGSGSLVLNTDNADYSGAFSVEEGTLSAAVAHSLGKGDVSVANRATFLVGNSEVFHPESKLEVVAGSSLILNADIVLSEFYIDGVLQGLGEYTATSNPSLISGTGKITIGRPDVFAFVGGENGNWDVAEHYSPQLLPEEGEQVITEIEMETTSWVFPANLTVKGTGGIRLRGTHSATGQIEMQEGSALRYATSGAGFTLDAPIAITGNIYLKLNSSNVAGSSMTLPGTFTGSSSIFAQNVRDCECDATVVLSGDNSNFTGTWDIATPSYNAASFTAINGTAANAFGNSTIKVGAGNKAIFSHAKSAGDTLSVVLEEGGFMELASEVAVDKFILNGLEMEAGVYTASTNPTQISGGGSLVVSAGGELNPEPAVLTKQGAGSSSQTVEVGSAITEFSYSWANASTVIVSGLPDGIGAAIDNVAKTVTFSGTPSEEGVFDYTITTVGSETNAVKNGTFTITENTTVITKQVAFPGAEGFGRYTTGGRGGQVIYVTNLNDSGTGSLRAAINTSGKRTIMFKVSGVINLNSNLSIKNGDVTIAGQSAPGDGIAIRNYSVNIDADNVIIRYMRFRMGDTAQNEGDALWGRYHKNIIIDHCSMSWSTDECASFYHNENFTLQWSLLSESLRVSVHGKGTHGYGGIWGGQPASFHHNLLAHHDSRNPRFSGSRFTNTADLENVDFRNNVIYNWGGNSGYGGEGGSYNLVNNYYKPGPATSSSKADRIFAPNPDDGSNSQAAEVWGSFYVNGNYMVGSNAVTTDNWLGIDPNPSSKDKAELKLAAPIDQGEITTHDAEMAYERVLSYVGASLVRDTVDGRVVQETRDGTYTFSGSNGSSNGLIDTQNDVGGWPEYASTTAPTDTDGDGMPDSWEDANSLDKNGPADGITFTLNTNYTNVEVYLNSLVAAVTNSQNKDGVPNYVDGEVAENTAPVLVNEIPDQQAIVGEAFEFSIPGNTFSDANGDQLTYSAALDGGAALPIWLSFYTQGNRFVGTPVVGNVGSLTIVVTVDDGNGEIASDSFVLEVSEPTPTGVEDELFKQSSLIYPNPNQGNFKVEINNSYSGLIELGLYGVDGRKHFHDQFTKTAQNFSKTINTSSLPNGLYILQIQTKDASIAYSVAVGK; from the coding sequence ATGATGAAAATGAAAAAGATGTTTTTTCTCTTAGGATTGTTCTTCCTGAGTTATTCCACCCTCCAAGCCCAGTCCTACGATATTGTAGTGGCGCAAGACGGTTCTGGAGATTTCACCTCCCTTCAGGCGGCAATTGATGCCGTTCCCAACAACAGTGAAACTTCTACGGTAATCTATATTAAAAGGGGCTTGTACGATACGGAAAAGCTCATTGTTCCGGCTTCAAAAACCAATGTTTCTATCATAGGTGAAAGTAGGGACGAGACCATTTTGAGTTACCATATCTATGACTGCGAGGCTGGTAAATGCCCCACGGAAGATGCCGCTCTCTGGACGGGTGATAATATTCGAACTTCCGCCACAGTCACTATCCATGGAGACGGCTTTCGAGCAGAAAATCTGACCATACAAAATACGGCAGGGCCGGTAGGGCAGGCTCAAGCAATCACGGTCAGATCAGACAAAGTTGTTTTCGTCAACTGCAACCTTAAAGGCTATCAAGATACCATTTATTTTTGGTCAGTGGGCAAGCGCTCGTACTTTCAAAACTGTTTGGTACTAGGTCGTACCGATTATATTTATGGAGGAGGCATTGCTTTCTTCGACAAATGCGAAATTAGAAGTTGGGGAGGTGGTTGGATTACCGCACCTTCTACCGATTTAGCTCAAAAATATGGGTTTGTTTTTAGCGAATGCGACGTGACGTATGTGGAAGACAGCCCACGTGCTGGCGACGATGGGAATACCATTGCCCTAGGAAGACCTTGGCATAATTATCCGAAAGTTACGTGGCTGAAATGCGACATGACCGACAAAATAGATCCGCTTGGCTGGCCAACTACTTGGAATATGGATTATGCGGATACGAGTGCTAATTTAGAATTGTATGAATATCAAAATACAGGTGGCGGTGCCGATATGAGCGGTCGTGCCAACTGGGTTGGAATAAGAGCGTTGACAGATGAAGAAGCTTCTGGTTACACAGTTCAGGCTGTATTGGGAGGAAATGATAATTGGGATCCAACGGCAGAAGCTCCTTTGGTAGCGAGTTATACTTGGACAGGAAACGATGCTTCAGGTAGCTGGTTAGCTGCTGCAAACTGGAATCCGGCAGGAGTGCCGGCAACAGGTGAAGCTGCTACCGTGGACGGAAGTTTTGTGGTAGATGCTGATGGAGGTTCGTTTGATGCCGATTTGGCACTGAGCAACGGAGCTACATTGAGTGTTTCTTCAAATAGCACGCTTGCTTATTTGGCTATTGGCGGCTCCACTATCGGTGCAACTGCAACAGCTTCTTTAGAAGGGAAAATATCAACCAAAGGGGCGGTGACTGTTTTTACTGAAAATGCGCTAACGCTCGATGCTGTTATCACAGGAGTTCATACGCTAACAAAAAGCGGTTCAGGAAGTTTGGTGCTCAATACAGATAATGCTGATTATTCAGGGGCTTTTAGTGTGGAAGAAGGAACATTGAGTGCTGCGGTAGCCCATTCGCTTGGAAAAGGTGATGTGTCTGTTGCCAACAGGGCTACTTTTTTGGTGGGAAATAGCGAAGTTTTTCATCCAGAATCGAAACTAGAAGTTGTAGCGGGCTCTTCTCTGATTTTGAATGCAGATATAGTCCTTTCCGAATTTTATATTGATGGTGTGCTCCAAGGTTTGGGCGAATACACTGCTACATCGAACCCTAGTTTGATCAGCGGGACAGGCAAAATCACTATTGGTAGACCTGATGTATTTGCTTTTGTAGGAGGGGAAAATGGTAACTGGGATGTTGCCGAACATTATTCGCCACAGCTTTTGCCAGAAGAAGGCGAACAAGTAATTACAGAAATTGAAATGGAAACCACTTCTTGGGTTTTCCCTGCAAATTTGACGGTGAAGGGCACTGGAGGCATCCGCTTGAGAGGAACACATTCAGCAACTGGGCAGATTGAAATGCAAGAAGGTTCAGCGTTAAGGTATGCTACAAGTGGAGCCGGTTTTACCCTTGATGCGCCTATTGCCATAACAGGTAATATTTATCTTAAATTGAATAGTTCAAATGTTGCTGGAAGCAGCATGACTTTGCCCGGAACGTTTACTGGTTCATCTTCTATTTTCGCCCAAAATGTAAGGGATTGCGAATGTGATGCAACGGTGGTGTTGAGTGGTGATAACAGCAACTTCACTGGCACTTGGGATATTGCTACGCCAAGTTACAATGCAGCTTCTTTTACCGCTATCAATGGCACTGCGGCAAACGCTTTTGGAAATAGCACGATCAAAGTTGGAGCTGGAAACAAGGCGATTTTTAGCCATGCAAAAAGTGCAGGTGATACTTTGTCTGTCGTGCTGGAAGAAGGCGGTTTCATGGAACTGGCTTCGGAAGTAGCTGTTGATAAATTTATATTGAACGGTTTGGAGATGGAGGCAGGAGTGTATACAGCCAGTACAAATCCGACACAGATTTCAGGTGGAGGGAGCTTGGTGGTGAGTGCAGGTGGAGAGCTAAATCCCGAGCCGGCAGTTCTTACCAAACAAGGAGCAGGAAGTTCGTCTCAAACGGTAGAAGTTGGCTCTGCCATCACGGAGTTTTCTTATAGTTGGGCAAATGCTTCAACGGTAATTGTTTCAGGGCTTCCTGATGGGATCGGTGCTGCAATTGATAATGTGGCAAAAACGGTTACGTTCAGTGGAACTCCCTCCGAAGAAGGTGTTTTTGATTATACAATTACCACCGTAGGGTCTGAAACCAATGCGGTTAAAAACGGAACATTCACCATTACAGAAAATACAACGGTAATTACCAAGCAAGTAGCTTTTCCCGGAGCAGAAGGCTTTGGACGCTATACAACAGGTGGTCGTGGAGGTCAGGTGATTTATGTGACCAACCTGAACGACTCAGGGACGGGAAGTCTCCGAGCTGCGATCAACACCAGTGGAAAAAGAACTATCATGTTCAAGGTATCTGGGGTTATCAATTTGAATTCAAATCTTTCTATCAAAAATGGAGATGTGACCATTGCCGGGCAATCTGCTCCGGGTGATGGAATAGCGATAAGGAATTACTCGGTGAACATAGATGCTGATAATGTAATTATTCGGTACATGCGCTTCCGTATGGGTGATACGGCTCAAAACGAGGGAGATGCGCTTTGGGGCAGGTACCACAAAAACATCATTATCGACCACTGCTCCATGAGTTGGAGTACCGATGAATGTGCTTCATTTTATCACAATGAAAACTTCACCTTGCAGTGGTCTCTTCTTTCCGAGAGCTTACGGGTTTCGGTTCATGGCAAAGGAACGCATGGTTATGGAGGCATTTGGGGTGGTCAGCCGGCAAGTTTCCACCACAACCTCCTTGCTCATCACGACAGCAGAAACCCACGCTTTTCGGGTAGTCGTTTTACCAATACGGCTGACTTGGAAAATGTAGACTTTAGAAACAATGTGATTTATAACTGGGGTGGAAATAGCGGATATGGAGGAGAAGGTGGTTCTTACAACCTCGTGAATAATTATTACAAGCCAGGTCCAGCAACATCTTCAAGCAAAGCGGATAGGATTTTTGCCCCTAATCCAGATGACGGCTCTAATTCTCAAGCAGCAGAAGTTTGGGGAAGTTTTTATGTCAATGGGAATTACATGGTAGGCAGCAATGCGGTTACCACAGATAACTGGTTGGGCATTGACCCGAATCCTTCTTCCAAAGATAAGGCTGAGCTCAAGTTGGCAGCGCCTATCGATCAAGGGGAAATCACCACCCACGATGCAGAAATGGCTTATGAAAGGGTGTTGTCTTACGTGGGAGCTAGCTTAGTTCGAGATACGGTTGATGGTAGAGTTGTACAAGAAACCCGAGATGGGACTTATACGTTTTCTGGTTCGAATGGAAGCTCAAATGGGTTGATTGACACCCAAAACGATGTAGGTGGGTGGCCTGAATATGCATCCACTACAGCACCTACGGATACCGATGGCGACGGAATGCCTGATTCTTGGGAAGATGCGAACAGTTTGGATAAGAACGGTCCTGCAGATGGAATAACCTTCACGCTGAACACGAACTATACAAACGTGGAAGTTTATTTGAACAGTTTGGTGGCAGCGGTTACGAATAGCCAAAATAAAGATGGCGTCCCAAATTATGTAGATGGAGAAGTTGCTGAAAACACTGCGCCCGTATTGGTTAATGAAATTCCAGATCAGCAAGCTATTGTTGGAGAAGCTTTTGAATTCAGTATTCCAGGGAATACATTTTCAGATGCAAATGGAGATCAGCTTACTTATAGCGCTGCCTTAGATGGAGGTGCTGCATTGCCCATATGGTTAAGCTTTTATACACAAGGCAACCGATTTGTAGGCACTCCAGTAGTAGGAAATGTTGGCTCGCTCACTATTGTAGTGACAGTCGACGATGGCAATGGTGAAATAGCGAGCGATAGCTTTGTGCTGGAAGTAAGCGAGCCAACGCCAACAGGAGTGGAAGATGAACTCTTTAAGCAATCGTCCTTAATTTACCCGAACCCGAACCAAGGCAATTTCAAAGTAGAGATCAATAATTCGTATAGCGGGCTAATCGAGTTGGGATTGTATGGAGTAGATGGCAGAAAACATTTCCACGATCAGTTTACTAAAACTGCTCAAAACTTCTCCAAAACCATCAATACTTCTAGCCTTCCAAATGGTTTGTATATTTTGCAAATACAAACAAAAGATGCAAGCATCGCTTATAGCGTGGCAGTTGGGAAGTAA
- a CDS encoding methyltransferase domain-containing protein, with product MKNLLFSFIFLSVLLSSCASQKGKNKPYACGRVFTKKEIKESFATLAGLLELKPGDAFADVGSQNGAVPVMLSSLVDSLEVYVQDIDTACLSEQELGKVLAYYSKLTEKPLRENSSFQIAIGTYTQTNLPAGYFDVIYTNATYHVIEDKEAVMNDIFTKLKDDGHFFVRDEFVEEGEVKICPGEDCGVPFASEKELLSQMEKSGFKLVQKWDDFSGYPVYKFGK from the coding sequence ATGAAAAACCTTCTGTTCTCATTCATCTTCTTAAGTGTTCTCCTTTCCTCCTGCGCCAGCCAAAAGGGAAAGAACAAACCCTATGCATGCGGTCGGGTATTTACCAAAAAAGAGATCAAAGAATCTTTCGCTACCTTGGCAGGGCTGTTGGAATTGAAACCGGGGGATGCCTTTGCCGATGTTGGCTCTCAGAACGGAGCAGTGCCTGTCATGCTTTCCAGCTTGGTCGATAGCCTTGAGGTGTATGTGCAAGATATAGATACGGCTTGCCTGAGCGAGCAGGAGCTGGGCAAAGTGCTGGCCTATTATTCCAAACTCACCGAAAAGCCCTTGAGGGAAAACAGCAGTTTTCAGATAGCTATTGGCACGTACACCCAAACTAACTTGCCCGCCGGCTATTTTGATGTGATCTACACCAATGCAACTTACCACGTGATAGAGGATAAAGAAGCGGTGATGAACGATATTTTTACCAAGCTAAAAGACGATGGGCATTTCTTTGTCAGGGATGAGTTTGTGGAAGAAGGAGAAGTGAAGATTTGCCCCGGAGAAGATTGCGGCGTTCCTTTTGCCTCGGAAAAAGAACTCCTTTCACAAATGGAAAAAAGCGGCTTTAAGCTGGTGCAGAAGTGGGATGATTTCAGTGGCTACCCTGTGTATAAATTTGGAAAGTGA